From Gimesia panareensis, the proteins below share one genomic window:
- a CDS encoding SDR family NAD(P)-dependent oxidoreductase: protein MNENYVALITGSATGVGRACALRLAEEGFDIVVNYSQSEAEAQETKTLVEEIGVQALLIQCDVSDDAAVKAMVSEVETKWGRLDVLVNNAGTTEFIEHNDLDAVTEAIWDRLLGVNLKGPFFCIRAAAHLLRESEIGAAVNVSSTAGIDGRGSSVPYCASKGALNTMTKSLARALGPEIRVNSVCPGPIDSRWLKRVMTDEQLAEMTSEYPIPRPALPEDIADTVVYLALGTSLSTGQMLVVDGGRTM from the coding sequence ATGAATGAAAATTACGTTGCGCTGATTACCGGTTCTGCTACGGGTGTAGGCCGCGCCTGTGCCCTGAGGCTGGCAGAAGAAGGATTTGATATCGTTGTCAACTATTCGCAGAGCGAGGCAGAAGCCCAGGAGACCAAAACACTGGTGGAAGAGATCGGTGTGCAGGCACTGCTGATTCAGTGTGATGTGAGCGATGATGCCGCTGTCAAAGCGATGGTGAGTGAAGTCGAAACGAAATGGGGGCGGCTGGATGTGCTGGTGAACAATGCGGGGACGACCGAATTCATCGAGCACAACGATCTGGATGCGGTGACCGAAGCGATCTGGGATCGTCTGCTGGGTGTGAATCTCAAAGGGCCGTTCTTCTGCATCCGGGCTGCGGCACATCTGCTGCGCGAGAGCGAAATCGGTGCGGCAGTGAATGTCAGTTCGACAGCAGGCATCGACGGACGCGGTTCGAGCGTTCCTTACTGTGCCAGCAAGGGGGCGCTCAATACGATGACGAAATCACTGGCCCGCGCATTGGGGCCGGAGATCCGCGTGAACTCCGTCTGTCCCGGCCCGATTGACAGCCGCTGGCTCAAGCGGGTGATGACCGACGAACAGCTGGCGGAGATGACTTCCGAGTACCCGATCCCCCGCCCTGCCCTGCCGGAAGACATTGCGGATACGGTGGTCTATCTCGCGCTGGGGACGTCACTCTCCACCGGGCAGATGCTGGTCGTCGATGGCGGCAGGACGATGTAG
- a CDS encoding mandelate racemase/muconate lactonizing enzyme family protein, which translates to MKITAIKTFPVRIPLKPERRMISALGKHDVSEYLVLRVETDAGIEGAGEATVISRWSGETVWSAQSIVDRIFTPLLLGHDPCDIDGVNQIMDKIAQGNWFAKSAIEMACWDIKGKEAGKPVYELLGGAARSRSIKCRFSMGAYSLERAERRTKELVAAGFTTIKVKVGTNPDDDVARVKMVRETMGPDLELTIDANAGWDAATAIAAMERMEEYNVALFEQPTPRGDFAALAEVRRAIKPEIMADDICFDLADAKECIRNDACDVINVYPGKNGGISKTVAIVEYSAEHGIPCSIGSNLELDIASAAMCHSVIACPNMNIEQYPGDILGPEYHEISVVKNPLQIEGPVITLPEAPGLGIEVDWGVVEANPCS; encoded by the coding sequence ATGAAGATTACCGCGATCAAGACCTTTCCCGTACGCATCCCCCTCAAACCGGAACGCCGGATGATCTCGGCGCTGGGGAAACATGATGTCTCTGAGTACCTGGTGTTACGGGTGGAAACGGACGCCGGCATCGAAGGGGCCGGCGAAGCGACGGTCATTTCCCGCTGGAGTGGCGAGACGGTCTGGAGTGCCCAGTCGATCGTGGATCGCATCTTCACTCCCCTGCTGCTGGGCCATGATCCATGCGACATCGACGGCGTGAATCAGATTATGGACAAAATTGCCCAGGGGAACTGGTTTGCCAAGTCAGCGATTGAGATGGCCTGCTGGGACATCAAGGGGAAAGAGGCGGGCAAGCCGGTGTATGAACTGCTGGGGGGCGCTGCCCGCAGCCGGTCGATCAAGTGCCGGTTTTCGATGGGCGCGTATTCGCTGGAACGGGCCGAACGACGGACGAAGGAACTGGTGGCGGCCGGCTTCACCACGATCAAGGTCAAGGTGGGAACGAATCCGGATGACGATGTGGCCCGCGTGAAAATGGTGCGGGAAACGATGGGCCCTGATCTGGAGTTGACGATTGATGCGAACGCGGGCTGGGATGCCGCGACCGCGATTGCCGCGATGGAGCGAATGGAAGAGTACAATGTGGCGCTGTTCGAACAGCCCACTCCCCGGGGGGATTTTGCCGCGCTGGCCGAAGTGCGCCGGGCGATCAAGCCGGAAATCATGGCGGATGACATCTGCTTTGACCTGGCGGATGCGAAAGAGTGTATCCGCAACGACGCCTGCGATGTGATCAACGTCTATCCCGGTAAAAACGGCGGCATCAGCAAGACAGTGGCGATTGTGGAATATTCGGCTGAACATGGCATTCCCTGCAGCATCGGTTCGAACCTGGAACTGGATATCGCCTCGGCTGCGATGTGTCATTCGGTGATCGCCTGTCCGAATATGAATATCGAACAGTACCCCGGGGACATTCTGGGACCGGAATACCACGAGATCTCCGTCGTCAAAAATCCGCTGCAGATTGAAGGCCCGGTGATTACGCTGCCCGAAGCGCCGGGACTGGGGATTGAAGTCGACTGGGGCGTTGTGGAAGCCAATCCCTGCAGTTAA
- a CDS encoding serine hydrolase domain-containing protein: MSALSDRLPTTAQRILEGIEKGLHTGVQIYVSLQGETIADTGIGEARPGVPMTAKTINLWLSAGKPLTAMAIARLWEQGQLSLDDRVTRFIPEFGTHGKEPITLLHILNHTAGFRNVDPGWPELSWEESILRICEAPLEDNWQIGKTAGYHVSSSWFILGEVLQRITETPYPQAMRELILEPLGMTNSWLGMPEEVYTQNKDNIAYVYQRDKGEMLLTDWHEAPRCVKPSPGGNARGPIRELGWFYECLLNSGMPLFEPQTVETMTTRHRIDEFDLTLQHKVDYGLGFIVNSNRYGARTVPYGFGEAASEPTFGHGGSQSSIAFADPERELVVAVVANGRPGEPKHQRRAKEINDAIYTDLGLG; encoded by the coding sequence GTGTCAGCACTGTCCGACCGTCTCCCCACCACCGCACAGCGCATCCTGGAAGGGATCGAAAAAGGACTCCATACCGGCGTGCAGATCTATGTCTCTCTCCAGGGAGAAACCATCGCGGATACCGGCATCGGCGAAGCCCGGCCTGGTGTCCCCATGACCGCCAAGACAATCAATCTCTGGCTCTCGGCTGGCAAACCGCTGACCGCGATGGCCATCGCCCGACTCTGGGAGCAGGGACAGCTGAGTCTCGACGACCGCGTCACCCGGTTCATCCCCGAGTTCGGCACTCACGGCAAAGAACCGATCACGCTGCTGCACATCCTCAATCACACCGCCGGCTTTCGCAATGTCGATCCGGGCTGGCCCGAACTGAGTTGGGAAGAATCGATTCTCCGCATCTGCGAAGCCCCGCTCGAAGACAACTGGCAGATCGGTAAAACTGCCGGCTATCATGTTTCGTCCAGCTGGTTCATTCTGGGCGAAGTCCTGCAGCGGATCACCGAAACACCTTATCCCCAGGCGATGCGGGAACTGATCCTCGAACCCCTGGGCATGACCAATAGCTGGCTCGGCATGCCCGAAGAGGTCTACACACAGAACAAAGACAACATCGCCTACGTGTACCAGCGAGACAAAGGGGAGATGCTGCTCACCGACTGGCACGAAGCCCCGCGGTGTGTCAAACCTTCCCCGGGCGGCAACGCCCGTGGGCCGATCCGTGAACTGGGCTGGTTCTACGAATGCCTGCTCAATTCTGGTATGCCCCTGTTTGAACCGCAGACGGTTGAAACCATGACCACCCGGCACCGCATTGATGAATTCGACCTGACACTGCAACACAAGGTCGATTACGGCCTCGGCTTCATCGTCAATTCGAATCGCTACGGTGCCCGGACGGTGCCCTACGGATTTGGTGAAGCCGCTTCGGAACCCACGTTTGGACACGGCGGCTCACAGTCCTCCATCGCCTTTGCCGATCCCGAGCGGGAACTGGTCGTTGCCGTCGTGGCCAACGGCAGACCAGGCGAACCCAAACACCAGCGCCGCGCGAAAGAAATCAACGACGCCATCTACACCGACCTTGGACTGGGTTAG
- a CDS encoding serine/threonine protein kinase: MAGKQTAEGFLNLVKQSGLVSVDQLKKLLAEYQEQDKKLGEPSQIAEELIARSLLTRWQANKLLQGKHKGFFLGKYRLLDLVGKGGMSSVYLAEHVLMRRRCAIKVLPSKRVNDASYLARFHREAQAVASLDHPNIVRAYDVDHEKENDAEIHFLVMEYVDGKDLQEIVNKTGILDFRDAVNYIRQAANGLAHAHEADMVHRDVKPGNLLVDSKGVVKILDLGLARFFHEGEDKSLTIAHDEKVLGTADYLAPEQAIDSHQVDSRADIYSLGCTLYFLLTGHPPFTEGSLAQRLMAHQTKEPPPVTDDRPDTPEDLVQILNKMMAKDREDRYQTAQETAAALYEWLQNHTDEEWRQNNLSSGVGSGVGLTQVDSSVAEKENQNPELAAFLSNLKEESGIAKEVKPESPKTEAPKPQRNPGLLQPANSNVRDSSVLPEDKISTASTRIAGSSAVKSSAEEIQAEAPAEKPVAKPVAKPVAKPVAKPVAKPEARPVAKPVAKPVKKPAKKSVPVAEALPDDSVIMEAEVDEAEAEVVEEAAPAEAVIGGRKWMLPALIGGGIGIVLIAGVVMFALSGGEGEKPAPEPVADKKTEPEPPPEPDSLPDEIKVGPEEKYKTIAAALKDIQIVFGKTFGVDSKQYTIKVVAGQELKERIQVDNSNISFPKGITIVAESGKPVILAPEGPEAVIQLKGIEGLTIDGFLIRAQGKKVAIELSEYLVGTSLKNLKVNDFQATGVLTKGVSGLGNEPFTLENVSLKAGSPQAVGLDFTGETNSGIVMSNVRCLTAMQIGARFSSSVRDTHIKECIFSESMTGIQFESLGYTFSSLKLTNNTFFIAKSGIVITAMPTPDSELVEISRNLFSTIEGEEAKVEQNNDPKLWAKMLKAQENYSSRTAPKPVPANELNLFKNKGKQGDAKLNDFVSTTPGDDKFLAPAPDNPARKVAGTPGGMKPYVGAVAP; the protein is encoded by the coding sequence TGGCAGGTAAACAAACGGCCGAGGGTTTTCTGAACCTGGTGAAGCAAAGCGGTCTGGTATCGGTCGATCAGCTGAAAAAGCTCCTCGCAGAATATCAGGAGCAGGATAAAAAACTGGGGGAACCCAGTCAGATCGCTGAAGAGCTGATTGCGCGTTCTCTGCTGACGCGCTGGCAGGCCAATAAACTGTTGCAGGGAAAGCACAAAGGATTTTTCCTCGGGAAATATCGCCTGCTGGATCTGGTCGGTAAAGGGGGCATGAGTTCGGTTTACCTGGCCGAACACGTGCTGATGCGGCGGCGTTGTGCCATCAAAGTCCTGCCTTCCAAGCGGGTCAATGACGCTTCCTACCTGGCCCGTTTTCATCGCGAGGCCCAGGCGGTCGCTTCGCTGGACCATCCGAATATTGTCCGTGCGTACGATGTCGATCACGAAAAAGAAAACGACGCCGAAATCCATTTCCTGGTGATGGAATATGTCGACGGGAAAGATCTGCAGGAAATCGTCAACAAGACGGGGATTCTCGATTTCCGAGACGCAGTGAATTACATCCGTCAGGCGGCAAACGGGCTGGCACATGCCCATGAAGCCGATATGGTGCACCGCGATGTGAAGCCGGGCAACCTGCTCGTCGATTCGAAAGGGGTCGTCAAGATCCTCGATCTGGGGCTGGCCCGATTCTTCCATGAGGGGGAGGACAAATCGCTGACCATCGCGCACGATGAAAAGGTGCTGGGGACGGCAGACTACCTGGCCCCCGAACAGGCGATTGACAGTCACCAGGTCGATTCGCGGGCCGACATCTACAGTCTGGGGTGCACGCTCTATTTTCTGCTGACGGGGCATCCCCCCTTCACCGAGGGTTCGCTGGCACAGCGATTGATGGCACATCAGACCAAAGAGCCACCCCCGGTGACCGACGACCGGCCCGATACGCCGGAAGATCTGGTGCAGATTCTGAACAAGATGATGGCCAAAGATCGGGAAGATCGTTACCAGACCGCCCAGGAAACCGCAGCTGCGTTGTATGAGTGGCTGCAGAACCATACGGATGAAGAGTGGCGGCAGAACAATCTGAGCAGTGGCGTCGGTTCGGGAGTCGGATTGACCCAGGTGGATTCCAGTGTCGCGGAGAAAGAGAATCAGAATCCGGAGCTGGCCGCGTTTCTATCCAACCTGAAAGAAGAATCCGGCATTGCGAAAGAAGTGAAGCCGGAGAGCCCTAAAACAGAAGCCCCCAAACCGCAACGGAATCCGGGACTGCTCCAGCCGGCCAATTCCAATGTTCGCGATTCCTCTGTCCTGCCGGAGGACAAGATCAGCACCGCTTCCACGCGGATTGCCGGCAGTTCGGCTGTGAAATCGTCAGCAGAAGAAATTCAAGCGGAGGCTCCCGCGGAGAAACCAGTCGCGAAGCCAGTTGCGAAACCTGTGGCGAAGCCGGTCGCAAAACCGGTGGCAAAACCCGAAGCCAGGCCGGTGGCGAAACCCGTCGCGAAGCCCGTGAAGAAGCCTGCGAAAAAATCGGTACCGGTTGCGGAAGCGCTGCCCGATGATTCGGTCATCATGGAAGCGGAGGTGGATGAGGCGGAAGCGGAAGTGGTGGAAGAGGCCGCTCCCGCGGAAGCCGTGATCGGAGGACGCAAATGGATGCTGCCGGCGCTGATCGGTGGCGGCATTGGTATTGTGCTGATCGCTGGTGTGGTGATGTTTGCACTCTCCGGTGGTGAGGGTGAGAAGCCCGCTCCCGAGCCAGTCGCTGACAAAAAGACAGAACCGGAACCGCCGCCCGAACCGGACAGCCTGCCGGATGAGATCAAGGTGGGCCCGGAAGAAAAATACAAAACGATTGCCGCTGCGTTGAAAGACATTCAGATCGTCTTCGGGAAAACATTTGGCGTCGACAGCAAGCAGTACACAATCAAAGTCGTCGCCGGCCAGGAACTCAAAGAGCGGATTCAGGTTGATAATTCCAATATCAGTTTTCCCAAGGGGATTACGATTGTCGCGGAGAGCGGCAAACCGGTGATCCTGGCGCCCGAGGGACCGGAAGCGGTGATTCAGCTGAAGGGCATCGAAGGGCTGACGATCGATGGATTTCTGATTCGGGCGCAAGGGAAAAAGGTGGCGATTGAGCTGTCAGAGTACCTGGTGGGGACCAGCCTGAAAAATCTGAAGGTCAATGATTTTCAGGCGACAGGAGTTCTGACAAAAGGAGTGTCCGGACTGGGGAATGAACCGTTCACCCTGGAGAATGTCAGTCTGAAAGCGGGCAGTCCCCAGGCGGTCGGCCTCGATTTTACCGGCGAGACCAACAGTGGAATCGTGATGTCCAATGTACGCTGTCTGACAGCGATGCAGATCGGGGCCCGGTTCTCGTCCAGTGTGCGGGATACGCACATCAAGGAGTGTATCTTCTCTGAGAGCATGACGGGGATTCAATTTGAATCGCTGGGGTACACCTTCAGCAGCCTGAAGCTGACCAACAATACGTTCTTTATCGCCAAATCTGGAATTGTGATTACCGCGATGCCGACGCCCGACAGTGAACTGGTCGAGATTTCACGCAATCTGTTTTCGACCATTGAAGGGGAAGAAGCAAAAGTCGAACAGAATAACGATCCGAAGCTCTGGGCGAAGATGCTGAAAGCCCAGGAGAACTACTCTTCCCGCACTGCCCCCAAGCCTGTGCCAGCCAATGAGCTCAATCTGTTCAAGAACAAAGGCAAACAGGGAGACGCCAAGCTGAACGATTTTGTCTCGACGACGCCCGGCGATGACAAGTTCCTGGCCCCTGCCCCGGATAACCCGGCCCGCAAAGTCGCCGGTACGCCCGGCGGGATGAAACCGTATGTGGGTGCGGTGGCGCCGTAG